In the Advenella kashmirensis WT001 genome, one interval contains:
- a CDS encoding LysE family translocator, producing MSLEFLLTSLIVVISPGTGVIITVAAGLSRGRRAAVICAFGCTLGILPHMFAAITGLAALLHTSALAFEIIRYAGVAYLLYMAFTTLREHGALKIETGAAPRSNRDVIRSAIAVNVLNPKLSIFFFAFLPQFVGNQASNPLPIMLELSAIFMAMTFIVFTGYGVFAAAVRHHVIGRPAVMTWLRRSFAAAFVALGAKLAFTER from the coding sequence ATGAGCCTGGAATTTTTGCTGACATCCCTGATCGTGGTGATCTCGCCCGGCACAGGCGTCATTATCACCGTCGCCGCCGGCCTGTCGCGGGGACGCCGCGCCGCCGTCATCTGCGCTTTCGGCTGTACCTTGGGTATTTTGCCGCACATGTTCGCCGCCATTACGGGACTGGCTGCCTTGTTGCATACCAGTGCCCTGGCTTTTGAAATAATCCGGTACGCGGGCGTCGCCTATCTGTTGTACATGGCGTTTACAACCCTGCGCGAGCATGGCGCGCTGAAAATCGAAACCGGCGCCGCGCCGCGCTCCAATAGGGACGTGATTCGCTCCGCTATTGCCGTCAATGTGCTAAACCCGAAGCTGTCCATATTTTTCTTCGCCTTTTTACCGCAATTTGTCGGCAACCAGGCCAGCAACCCGCTACCGATCATGCTGGAGCTATCTGCCATTTTCATGGCAATGACATTTATCGTTTTTACCGGTTACGGCGTCTTTGCTGCAGCGGTTCGCCACCACGTGATTGGCCGGCCCGCGGTCATGACCTGGTTGCGCCGCAGCTTTGCCGCCGCCTTCGTTGCGCTGGGCGCCAAGCTGGCATTCACCGAGAGATAA
- a CDS encoding GlxA family transcriptional regulator: MLPKPTATAPIRFGFLLLPQFTLTAFSGLLDVLRLAGDEGDYSKPVRCAWHVVDETLAPVSSSSAIQVMPSEKLGDPARFDYLVVVGGLLHTGLPLSPAQKRFIQQAADQNVNLVGVCTGVFALMQAGVMQDHRICVSWFHYWDFVEQFPQADPNLIVADRLYVCDRRRITCSGGRASIDVAADILKRHMDHAIVQKALRILQIDNANPQTTPQPLPPGIEPDTHPVVRRAMLLMEQHMGKALTMDTLAGKLNISVRQLERLFKQSSGVTPQAYSRGIRLRMAAWMLTHSTKSIAAIASACGFADASHMGREFRTTFEMSPGQWRSRAQLPASLLAAKTPNPVDYVSEVFPGRQEFH; encoded by the coding sequence ATGCTCCCCAAACCTACGGCTACTGCGCCCATTCGCTTTGGCTTTCTGTTGCTGCCGCAGTTCACGCTGACCGCATTCTCCGGTCTGCTGGACGTCCTGCGCCTGGCCGGAGACGAAGGCGACTACAGTAAACCGGTTCGCTGCGCCTGGCATGTGGTCGACGAAACGCTGGCGCCAGTGAGCTCTTCCAGCGCCATTCAGGTAATGCCCTCGGAAAAACTGGGCGATCCGGCACGTTTTGATTATCTGGTGGTGGTGGGCGGTTTGTTGCACACCGGCCTGCCGCTCAGTCCTGCCCAAAAACGATTTATACAGCAAGCTGCAGACCAGAACGTGAATCTGGTTGGCGTCTGCACCGGGGTTTTCGCGCTGATGCAGGCCGGTGTCATGCAGGATCACCGCATCTGCGTCAGCTGGTTCCATTATTGGGATTTTGTCGAACAGTTCCCGCAAGCCGATCCGAATCTGATTGTTGCCGACCGGCTCTACGTCTGTGATCGCCGCCGCATTACCTGCTCGGGAGGACGTGCATCCATTGATGTGGCCGCCGATATTCTGAAGCGTCATATGGACCATGCCATCGTACAAAAGGCCTTGCGGATCCTGCAGATAGATAATGCCAACCCGCAAACGACGCCCCAGCCGCTGCCCCCGGGTATCGAACCGGACACGCATCCTGTGGTGCGTCGCGCCATGCTGTTAATGGAGCAACATATGGGCAAGGCCCTCACGATGGACACGCTTGCAGGCAAACTGAATATTTCAGTGCGTCAGCTGGAACGGCTTTTCAAGCAATCGTCAGGCGTGACCCCACAGGCGTATTCCAGGGGGATTCGGCTGCGCATGGCCGCCTGGATGCTGACTCACTCCACCAAATCCATCGCGGCCATTGCCAGCGCTTGCGGTTTTGCCGATGCCTCACATATGGGGCGGGAATTTCGAACCACCTTTGAAATGTCTCCTGGCCAGTGGCGCAGCCGGGCCCAGTTGCCGGCATCGCTGCTGGCCGCAAAAACCCCGAACCCGGTCGATTATGTGAGCGAAGTATTTCCGGGGCGCCAGGAGTTTCATTAG
- a CDS encoding sarcosine oxidase subunit beta family protein yields the protein MRNRYSIFSLIRNGLSHNEKWGRAWHSPEPKREYDVVIVGAGGHGLATAYYLAKVHGIRNIAVVEKGWLGGGNTARNTTIVRSNYLWDESAQLYEKAMKLWEGLSQELNYNVMFSQRGVMNLAHTLQEVRDTQRRINANLYNGVDGQWLDREQIRQLEPLINLDSRYPVLGASFQPRGGVARHDAVAWGFARAADQLGVDIIQNCPVTNIRKKDGVVLGVETGKGFIGARKVAIVAAGHSSVLADMAGIRLPLESHPLQALVSEPVKPAINTVVMSNAVHAYISQSDKGDLVIGAGIDQYTGYGQRGSFQSIEQTLQAIVEMFPSLSRVRMNRQWAGIVDISPDACPIISKTPIKGLYFNCGWGTGGFKATPGSGWVFAHTIANDEPHSLNAPFSIDRFYTGHLIDEHGAAAVAH from the coding sequence ATGCGCAACCGCTATTCAATTTTCAGTCTGATCCGCAACGGGCTGAGCCATAACGAAAAATGGGGACGTGCCTGGCACAGTCCCGAACCCAAGCGCGAATACGACGTGGTTATTGTTGGAGCCGGCGGTCATGGCCTGGCAACCGCCTATTATCTGGCCAAGGTTCATGGCATACGCAATATTGCCGTTGTGGAAAAAGGCTGGCTGGGTGGCGGCAACACCGCTCGCAATACCACCATTGTGCGCTCCAACTACTTATGGGACGAATCAGCACAGCTCTATGAAAAGGCGATGAAGCTATGGGAAGGTCTGTCCCAGGAGCTGAACTACAACGTCATGTTCAGCCAGCGCGGCGTAATGAATCTGGCGCATACCCTGCAAGAGGTGCGTGATACCCAGCGACGCATCAATGCCAATCTGTATAACGGCGTTGACGGCCAATGGCTTGACCGCGAACAAATTCGCCAACTGGAGCCGCTGATCAACCTGGACAGCCGCTACCCGGTACTGGGCGCCTCGTTCCAGCCCCGCGGTGGCGTGGCCCGACATGATGCGGTCGCCTGGGGTTTTGCCCGCGCAGCCGACCAACTGGGCGTGGATATCATTCAGAACTGCCCCGTAACCAACATTCGCAAGAAAGATGGCGTAGTCCTGGGTGTTGAAACCGGCAAGGGATTCATCGGCGCCAGGAAAGTGGCGATCGTGGCGGCCGGCCATTCAAGTGTGCTTGCCGATATGGCCGGCATACGCCTGCCGCTGGAGAGCCATCCATTGCAGGCCCTCGTATCGGAGCCGGTCAAGCCTGCGATCAATACCGTGGTCATGTCCAACGCGGTACATGCTTATATCAGCCAGTCCGATAAAGGCGATCTGGTCATTGGCGCAGGCATTGATCAGTACACAGGCTATGGTCAGCGCGGCAGTTTTCAGAGCATCGAACAGACCTTGCAGGCCATTGTTGAAATGTTCCCCAGCTTAAGCCGTGTGCGCATGAACCGGCAATGGGCCGGCATTGTCGACATTAGTCCCGATGCCTGTCCCATCATCTCCAAAACGCCCATCAAGGGGCTCTATTTCAATTGTGGCTGGGGTACCGGCGGCTTCAAGGCGACGCCAGGCTCGGGCTGGGTTTTTGCCCACACCATCGCCAACGACGAACCTCATTCCCTGAACGCGCCCTTTTCCATAGACCGCTTCTATACCGGTCATCTCATAGACGAGCACGGCGCCGCTGCCGTTGCGCACTAG
- a CDS encoding sarcosine oxidase subunit delta, which produces MLVIRCPWCGERAESEFNFGGQAGIERPANPEHLSDEQWGDYLFMRKNPLGIHREQWVHTHGCRRWFIAERDTRHYQFKSVEKIGAPGKEQT; this is translated from the coding sequence ATGCTTGTCATACGATGCCCATGGTGCGGTGAGCGCGCCGAAAGCGAATTCAATTTCGGCGGCCAGGCCGGTATTGAACGACCCGCCAATCCCGAACACCTGTCCGATGAACAATGGGGCGACTATTTGTTCATGCGCAAGAACCCTTTAGGCATCCACCGCGAACAATGGGTGCATACTCATGGCTGTCGACGCTGGTTTATTGCCGAACGCGACACCCGTCATTATCAGTTCAAGTCGGTGGAAAAAATCGGCGCACCGGGCAAGGAGCAGACATGA
- a CDS encoding sarcosine oxidase subunit gamma yields the protein MLNEPRQQTPLAGLTGGAGAFEHGSPACVILLEVPFAELVNLRGEPDNLDFTAAVQSTLGIPLPTEPNTTTESDQYCIMWLAPDEWMIRAKRPQAGDLPTRLNVALRGIFCAVTDQSSAYSTVQLSGPKARCVLAKGCPLDLHPRIFGAGQCAQSHYYKTSVLLRRLDDKAGEHWEVIVRRSFADYALRMLMDGMWEYTERRN from the coding sequence ATGTTGAATGAACCCAGACAGCAAACTCCACTGGCAGGCCTGACAGGCGGTGCCGGCGCATTTGAACACGGATCACCCGCGTGCGTGATACTGCTTGAAGTGCCGTTTGCAGAACTGGTTAATCTGCGTGGCGAACCTGACAATCTTGACTTTACTGCTGCCGTACAGAGCACACTCGGCATACCGTTGCCGACCGAACCCAATACCACAACTGAAAGTGATCAGTATTGCATTATGTGGCTCGCGCCTGACGAATGGATGATCCGTGCAAAAAGGCCGCAAGCCGGCGATCTGCCGACCCGTCTGAACGTGGCTTTGCGCGGTATTTTCTGCGCCGTGACCGACCAGAGCAGCGCCTACAGCACAGTGCAACTGAGTGGCCCGAAAGCCCGTTGTGTTCTGGCCAAAGGCTGCCCTTTGGACTTGCACCCTCGCATATTTGGTGCTGGGCAATGTGCACAAAGTCATTATTACAAAACATCAGTGCTGCTGCGCCGTCTTGATGACAAAGCCGGTGAGCACTGGGAGGTAATTGTGCGGCGAAGTTTTGCCGACTATGCCTTGCGGATGCTGATGGATGGGATGTGGGAGTATACAGAGAGGCGCAATTGA